Within Sebastes fasciatus isolate fSebFas1 chromosome 19, fSebFas1.pri, whole genome shotgun sequence, the genomic segment AGAGCTCATCGTGTTTTGTCGCGTGTTAATGACGTATAGGGAAGTGCGCCGTTGTGAAGTCGCTAGTTAGCTAGCCTGCCTGCTGCTTCAGTAGCTGTTTGGTGTTCTCGGTGTTTATGGTTGTTTTTATCGCACAACAACGACTGATGTCAGGAATCAAGTGGTTTTACGATGAAATCAGCACATCTCTGTGTCTTACTGAGCGTTCTGTCGTCAGCCAGCCTGCCGGTTCACTCCTTTGAGCCGTTCACAACAACCCTGGTTCTGGGTGTCGGAGCGGCTCTGGGCAGAACCATCTACAACTATTTACACGAAAGCTGCGATCCTAAATGGATAGCCCTCAATgcaacaggtgagcaggtgcaTCCGCGTGTAAAGGTGTGTGTAGAGTTTGTTTTAAAGCGAACAAACACCTGTAAACGTTAATTATTTACATTAACGTGCAGTCAAGGCGACAATGAAAGTCAATGGAGTGTTTTACTTCAAACCGAAACCTGAAAGGAGTAACATGTTGTAACATGAAATCTCCTTTCAACAATACACGTTTATCTGAAAGGGATGAGTTTATATAATCTAgatcttatagaatatgatgcattgctgtagattaaactagttAACAGtgtataaaggagttaaaatgcaacatacacattaatgcagcagtgatattaaaggtcccatatcatggtcattttcaggttcatacttgtattttgtgtttctactagaacactgaTTTTCTGAGCTCaatgaaaagttgactttttataCATAGAaacatgatgatcttatagaatatgatgcattgctgtagattaaactagttAACAGTGTATAAAGGAGTTACAATGCAACAtatacattaatgcagcagtgatattaatccagaaacattaACGTGCAGTCTAGGCGACAATGAAAGTCCCTGGGTTGGGTgttactgttttctttttacttaaAATTGAATCCTAAATGGAGACTAAAATACTCTGAAATCTCCTTTTCCACAATAAATGTTTGTCTGAAAGCGCTGATTTTCTGAGCTCAATGAAAAGTTGACCTTTTATACATAgaaacatatgatgatcttatagaatatgatgcattgcacTATGcaatattatatatctatatataatatatataatattgcactatggaactgtgatgctggataattgaatttccctcaggatcaataaagttactatctatctatctatctatctatctatctatctattgctgtagattaaattAGCTAACAGTGTATAAAGGAGTTACAATGCAACAtatacattaatgcagcagtgatattaatccagaaacattaACGTGCAGTCTAGGCGACAATGAAAGTCCATGGGTTGGgtgttactgtttttttttttttacttaaaatcAAAACCTAAATGGAGACTAAAATACTCTGAAATCTCCTTTTCAACAACAAACCTTTGTCTGAAAGGGCTGATTTTCTGAGCTCaatgaaaagttgactttttataCATAgaaacatatgatgatcttatagaatatgatgcattgctgtagattaaactagccaaaaggatataaaggagttaaacatgtacagcaataaaatgcaacatacacatcaATACAGCTTTAATATTAaaccagaaacatcagatataataataaacactgACGGGTGACATTTTActgcagaatgagtacttttatttttcatatagtTTTGCTGATAATAGTTacatatttttacttaagtaaggttGAAAATGCAGGAATTTTGCTTGTAGTGGAGTATCTCCAcaatgtggtattagtacttttacttaaaggatctgaatacttgtTCCACCACTGCCTCTGTGAACATCTTAAAACATTATTAGGGCTAAATCACTGTTTTTGAATAATTGATTCATTCAGGAAATTGTGAAAATTAACACCTTTTTTGTCTGGTTTTGTTTGACCAGCAATCCAACCCCCAAATATATacagtttactatcacataaaacaaagaaaatcagCAAATTCTCACAATTTAGAATCTGTAATTAGGTATTGTTTGGCAGTTGTGCTTCAAGAAAATTGAttgataatcaaaatagttgtagATTTATCTTCAGACCGACTGTTTTGGTTTTTTGAGGCGATGTCCAAGTTGGTGGAATCTGAGAGAAGCTAAAAGtgtagaatgtgttatggtcaATATGTaaattttatttaatcatattcttgtttaaatgttttaatgtctttcatcactttgtattttttttgtcctattttattatttaacttttatcatttctgtttttgtgtgcattAGTCTCCAGTAGTTTTATTATCAGCGTGTCCGTCACTTTTAAGCACTTTGGTACAAATTAAGTTTGATTTTATATGTTTAATGAGTACAGCTTTTGTTTAAGCTGCCACCTAACAACTAAATGGAGCATGATTTTGATGGCTTACCACATCAGCTAAACAATTTCTCCTGGTGGAGATGCTGAGAAAGATGTTTCAGTCAGGTGTTTGCATTCACTAATCCTGTTGACTTTGTGCTGTGTCCTCTGTAGGTCTCGAGGCTGACCTGGAGAGAAAACTGTTCGGACAGCACATCGCGTCACGCATAATCCTGAAAGCTGTGAATGGATTCATGACCAATGACAACCCGAGGAAGCCCCTGGTGCTCTCTTTGCACGGATGGACCGGCACCGGGAAGAACTTTGTTAGTCAGCTGATTGCTGACAACATTTACAAAGAGGGAATGGACAGCAGCTTcgttcacattttcacatctgAACTTCACTTCCCACATGCGAGTCAGTTTGACACCTACAAGGTATGATGACAAATCCAGATCAGATAGAATCCAATTACTTTCAATTGAAACCCAATGTATTTGGCCTTTTTTATGAATATGCGTCTGTTTCTCCTcagtctcagctgcagcagtggATCAAAGGCAATGTCAGCAACTGTGCCCACTCCATGTTCATCTTTGATGAGATGGACAAGATGCATCCTGGCTTGATTGACAGCATAAAGCCGTACCTGGACTACTACGACAAGCTGGATGGAGTTTCTTATCGGAAAgccatcttcatcttcctcagGTGAAAAATCAAAAGCATTCCAGTGTGACCTGTCAAACATTTTCATCTGAACCATAGAAAGGGTTCAATCTAGGGAACGAAAGTGAATCACTTGTCTGTTTATAAATACacattaaccctttaaaaatggcatGATCCTCTTTAAattgatctaaaataaaaaccataatagctgGAGCATTCATTCttcttgcagcagaaagctaCGGCTTCTGTATTTCGTGTCACCATGTTTTACGTTCGTCATGATGTCATTACGTTCGTAACGTAAGGAAACTATCAAAGCGCCTTGCACTTGATCTGCTTATAAAAATGagaatatctcaaaaactaaaaaaaatgttcttagCTTATGAagtgttaagaaatattttgtccacgtttctacatttagaaatcttttggatcaatatgttttgtgtttttatttaattagtaacattttatgaaaaaaatacatttttatatttttataatttatgacacaattttaatacttttatcaatttTTATAGTTTATTGCCTGTCATAACCTTTTAGCTTAGGTTGTGCAGGTTTTACGGATATGAAGCATTGAACAAACAATTCAGAGAAGTTGTATGTAGTAATACAGTAAGAAAGGAGAAGTGTATGTAGAGTTTTCTGCAGTTTCTCTCAGTTAAACAGCAAAATGTGCAAGAACATCCTGAATTTAGTGATGTTAAATGTAATTCTATCAGAATCTTGACAATGGGTGTGGTATTAAATGCTCTGGTTGAGGAGATGCTTTGTCGATGTTTTCGACAAGTTGTTTGCAAATAAGGAAATCATCTGTGGTGTGATCaatgtaaaaatgttttgcACCAGTTTGCAGCCTTTGAGATATATTTGGTCAGAGTTTGGTGTGTTGGGGCCAAAAGCTAGTATTTCTATGATAAAAACTCAACAGAGCAGTGGCGTATAGAAACACTTCTGTGTTTAAAACTTTGTTTTTGACATtcacttgatggtgatgatgatgatgatgacacagAACTACAATCATTTGTTGCTGCAATCAGAGGCAAATTTTAATATGTTCCCCGTTTCTAATCTTCCTCTCAGCAATGCTGGAGGGGAGAGCATCACACAGCAGGCTTTAGATTTCTGGAAAGCAGGACGAGATCGAGAAGAGATCGAGCTAAAAGATCTGGAAACATTGATCTCTCTATCGGTGTTCAACAACAAGAAAAGTgagtataaaataaatgaacgCTTCTTTGTTTTTCCTGGATATTTTGTTGTCATCATTCAGAAACTAGACTTGATGGAAAACGTGGATTCTTGTACTACTAAAGTATCTGTTAATCACTTCCTACAGGTGGCTTGTGGCATACTAGTCTGATCGACAAGAACTTGGTGGACTTTTTCGTCCCGTTTCTGCCTCTGGAGTACAAGCACGTCGTCCAGTGCGCCATGGCCGAGATGAAAGCCAGAGGTGTTCGGCCGGACGAGAATGTGGCAGACCTGGTGGCCCGAGACGTCGTCTATTTCCCCAAATCGGAGCGAGTGTTCTCCGTCAAAGGCTGCAAGACGATAGAGAGCAAGTTGGACTACTACACATAATCTGATGGATGCTACGTTCGATCACTATGTGcacttttttaaagaaaaacactcTTAGCCAAATGACTAAAGAGAGGAAGTCAAGCTGACTGAACTCTGCAGAGCTCCCTGTGGAGGTTTCTCTGTTTGACCTTGTGGCCAAGTGGAGGATTTCAGCAGACCTTCTCCAATGTTGCGTATCGCTTACACTGAATGTGGAGGGTGATGAAAGAAAACAGAACCAGttgaatgaaaaaataataagactGGAATGCTATCCCTTTGTAAGTGATTAAGGGGTTTGATCGCCGCTTTAGTGAGAGTCTCAAAGGCGGTTTAGTTTTCCTTAATGACTAACCAGGTATCCTTCTGTCAGTAAAACCACGGCATTTCACTGTTGTGcatttgcttttttaaatgtgtatatattatatGGATTACTGGAAACACCTGCCTTAATTCTTTTTAATgtcacctcttttttttttttagatctgagatatttcactcacaTGTCCACTGTGCATGAGTTCATCAACAGTCAACGTGGGCCTTGGTGGTCTCTATtcaaatacagaaatacataaTGCAGAAAACTGTTTATATGTGTCAAATTGAAATTACTTCTGTAATATACACTGTAATTGATATGGATGTTTCCATATTGAAATGTTTCCAGGTGTAATTTTGCCTTATTCACACCGTGACAGACCATCTACAGACACTGGAGATGAACTCAGGATAATATTCTCACAACACAACATGTTACCaaaacttgattttttttttaattcttaaaaATGCAGACAGTTCAGAATACAACATTCTAATGATATTGTATATATCAGAGTGGTTGATTATccaattacttttatttaaaattcAACCAAAAGGTTTCTttcaatactcaatattttgtCTTAAAATATTCTGCTGGTTTCTCAAAGTCTGACAGTTTGCTGTCAGGTTTTGaaaccacaaaaacaaaatgttgtgAAATATTTTCTATACAATTGCTCAGTGAGGGAGCTTTAAGTGGACTGTGAAAGAACATTGTTTGTGGATGGAAAACCAACACTAGCGAGCCTCTCTGCTGTAAACACACCAGACAAACAAAtcacaaataaaatatgaaatgttcTTGATGTCACTGTTTCTGATGTA encodes:
- the tor1 gene encoding torsin family 1 isoform X2; the protein is MKSAHLCVLLSVLSSASLPVHSFEPFTTTLVLGVGAALGRTIYNYLHESCDPKWIALNATGLEADLERKLFGQHIASRIILKAVNGFMTNDNPRKPLVLSLHGWTGTGKNFVSQLIADNIYKEGMDSSFVHIFTSELHFPHASQFDTYKSQLQQWIKGNVSNCAHSMFIFDEMDKMHPGLIDSIKPYLDYYDKLDGVSYRKAIFIFLSNAGGESITQQALDFWKAGRDREEIELKDLETLISLSVFNNKKSGLWHTSLIDKNLVDFFVPFLPLEYKHVVQCAMAEMKARGVRPDENVADLVARDVVYFPKSERVFSVKGCKTIESKLDYYT
- the tor1 gene encoding torsin family 1 isoform X1: MTTTQRLLSASSLHCVDSQSGFCTQSGSLTGNTSFLYLILTSNLNEAVIPSSHQREMNLRKRLVLPLLMLVCSGRTEAIEPISTSIAVGMAAALTGFLASYQNIFYYFHECCRPEWISFNRTGLEADLERKLFGQHIASRIILKAVNGFMTNDNPRKPLVLSLHGWTGTGKNFVSQLIADNIYKEGMDSSFVHIFTSELHFPHASQFDTYKSQLQQWIKGNVSNCAHSMFIFDEMDKMHPGLIDSIKPYLDYYDKLDGVSYRKAIFIFLSNAGGESITQQALDFWKAGRDREEIELKDLETLISLSVFNNKKSGLWHTSLIDKNLVDFFVPFLPLEYKHVVQCAMAEMKARGVRPDENVADLVARDVVYFPKSERVFSVKGCKTIESKLDYYT